A single region of the Agromyces sp. Leaf222 genome encodes:
- a CDS encoding ROK family transcriptional regulator translates to MAPNTPGTPSWLGAVNDRAGLAVLLDHGPLTRNRICELVGVSKPTASQMMSRLLQVGAIEEQGLLAGTAGRAAVVYAARTDRRVGVALDLDAFELRATVVDAAGTDRPMVRMPLPRDPTARSAVEEVRRAIAAASEAAGTSPDAVRTVCLGIPGYVDPGAGGELFSETLPGWPVRALRQILEDDLGRTVLIENDVNLAALAEREVGAAAGRDVFALLWLGNGVGASFDVAGDLHRGSFGGAGEIGFLPVSAEAAAIDPAARTVQDLVGGRAVALLAQRHGIDADGFHAAREALAEPGADEARRAVFDDLAVRVAHVALPVIATLDPGLIVLAGPTANLGGEAFADAVAGGIRRISRWYPEVRATTVEGDAVLRGARSLLGSRVREELLDSVAALGRA, encoded by the coding sequence GTGGCGCCGAACACACCTGGAACCCCGTCCTGGCTCGGTGCCGTCAACGACCGGGCCGGCCTCGCGGTGCTGCTCGACCACGGACCGCTCACGCGCAACCGCATCTGCGAACTCGTCGGCGTCTCGAAGCCGACCGCCTCGCAGATGATGAGCCGCCTGCTGCAGGTGGGCGCCATCGAGGAGCAGGGCCTGCTCGCGGGCACCGCCGGCCGCGCGGCCGTCGTGTACGCGGCGCGCACCGACCGGCGCGTCGGCGTCGCGCTCGACCTCGACGCGTTCGAGCTTCGCGCGACCGTCGTCGACGCGGCGGGCACCGATCGCCCGATGGTGCGGATGCCGCTGCCGCGCGACCCGACCGCCCGATCCGCCGTCGAGGAGGTGCGCCGCGCCATCGCCGCGGCGAGCGAGGCGGCCGGCACCTCACCCGATGCCGTGCGCACGGTGTGCCTCGGCATCCCCGGCTACGTCGACCCCGGCGCCGGCGGCGAGCTCTTCAGCGAGACCCTGCCCGGCTGGCCCGTGCGCGCCCTGCGCCAGATCCTCGAGGACGACCTCGGCCGCACCGTGCTCATCGAGAACGACGTGAACCTCGCAGCGCTCGCCGAGCGCGAGGTCGGCGCCGCCGCCGGCCGCGACGTGTTCGCGCTGCTCTGGCTCGGCAACGGCGTCGGCGCCTCGTTCGACGTCGCCGGCGACCTGCACCGCGGATCGTTCGGCGGAGCCGGCGAGATCGGCTTCCTCCCGGTCTCGGCCGAGGCCGCAGCGATCGACCCGGCCGCACGCACCGTGCAGGACCTCGTCGGCGGACGCGCCGTCGCGCTGCTCGCACAGCGGCACGGCATCGACGCCGACGGCTTCCACGCCGCACGAGAGGCCCTCGCCGAGCCCGGCGCCGACGAGGCGAGGCGCGCCGTCTTCGACGACCTCGCCGTGCGCGTGGCGCACGTCGCGCTGCCCGTCATCGCGACCCTCGACCCCGGCCTGATCGTGCTCGCCGGCCCGACCGCCAACCTCGGCGGCGAGGCGTTCGCCGATGCGGTGGCCGGCGGCATCCGTCGCATCAGCCGGTGGTACCCCGAGGTGCGCGCGACGACCGTCGAGGGCGACGCGGTGCTGCGCGGGGCGAGGAGCCTGCTCGGCAGTCGCGTGCGCGAGGAGCTGCTCGACTCGGTCGCCGCGCTCGGTCGCGCCTGA
- a CDS encoding sigma-70 family RNA polymerase sigma factor codes for MASTWDDVATRLVAERGDALTRYAYLLTGSIDDAADLVQDALVRTFGTPRFHLDLPRAEAYVRRAVLNAVIDRSRRDGTWRRVRHLAVAPVSTESESAGTDERLDLMRRIRALAPRQAACIVLRYYEDLTVDQVAATLGLSSGAVKRYLSDALRALSSSIRASDAAMLRQAPTRTEGDHVA; via the coding sequence TTGGCCAGCACCTGGGACGACGTCGCGACTCGGCTGGTCGCCGAACGCGGTGACGCCCTCACGCGCTACGCGTACCTGCTGACCGGCAGCATCGACGACGCCGCCGACCTCGTGCAGGACGCCCTCGTGCGCACCTTCGGCACACCGAGGTTCCACCTCGATCTGCCGCGCGCAGAGGCCTACGTGCGGCGCGCGGTCCTGAACGCCGTGATCGACCGCTCGCGACGCGACGGCACCTGGCGTCGCGTGCGGCACCTGGCCGTCGCACCCGTGAGCACCGAGTCCGAGTCGGCCGGCACCGACGAGCGCCTCGACCTCATGCGCCGCATCCGCGCGCTCGCGCCCCGCCAGGCCGCGTGCATCGTGCTGCGCTACTACGAGGACCTCACGGTCGACCAGGTCGCGGCGACCCTCGGACTCAGCTCCGGCGCCGTGAAGCGGTACCTGAGCGACGCGCTGCGAGCCCTCTCCTCCTCGATCCGAGCCTCCGACGCGGCGATGCTGCGCCAGGCCCCCACCCGGACGGAGGGTGACCATGTCGCCTGA
- a CDS encoding TPM domain-containing protein, whose product MTSNRRSPAIIASVLGLALALGGAAPAWAEDPVDFGKTPIVDTVGALDGRTDDVLAAIEKTAGDTGRQLFVAYVSEFTNPEAADTWANDTAVANNMGDEDYLLAVAVDGRAYYLSAAADAQVSADEIQRISLEVIEPELVDEDWAGAAIAAAEALGTSGSESGSGWGWVWFLVIAAGVVAVIAFVLARRSKRSRATDAAAGGRPAAPVVPLDDLRRTAGSALVQADDAVKTSEEELGFATASYGDEATATFRTALAEAKAKVAEAFALQQRLDDETPDSDADRRAAYEGIIRLTGEADARLDEQAEAFDALRDLERNAPAELERVAAEATAAEASVQPAAERLQALERDYAASAVTAVADNPAQAASRIAFATEALDRARQAVAATPPQSADAAVAIRAAEESVDQAVLLTGAVGRLAADLAQADRAIEAGVADLEADVITASALGGAAAQAAERTASVAAELRAGAGLAGRDPLAAGARLTRANHEIDTVIAAARDAAEQAARAQAMRERAVANARVQVQTAEDYLVARRGAVGTDARTRLASAAQLLQQAQTSTDPAFAVEAAQRAERLAAEALSLARNDVEGFGGGFGGAGATGYGQGGGGTSGGDLMGAVLGGILIDSVLGGGRRSPGGPGGFGGFGGGSSGGGFGGGRSGGGRSAGSFGGSATRGRRGSGGRF is encoded by the coding sequence ATGACGTCGAACCGTCGTAGTCCGGCGATCATCGCGAGCGTGCTCGGGCTCGCACTCGCCCTCGGCGGGGCTGCTCCGGCGTGGGCCGAAGACCCGGTCGACTTCGGCAAGACGCCGATCGTCGACACGGTCGGCGCCCTCGACGGCCGCACCGACGACGTGCTCGCGGCCATCGAGAAGACCGCCGGCGACACCGGCCGGCAGCTCTTCGTCGCGTACGTGAGCGAGTTCACGAACCCCGAGGCCGCCGACACCTGGGCCAACGACACCGCGGTGGCGAACAACATGGGCGACGAGGACTACCTGCTCGCCGTCGCGGTCGACGGCCGCGCGTACTACCTCTCCGCCGCCGCCGACGCGCAGGTGTCCGCCGACGAGATCCAGCGCATCAGCCTCGAGGTGATCGAGCCCGAACTCGTCGATGAGGACTGGGCCGGCGCCGCGATCGCCGCGGCCGAGGCGCTCGGCACCAGCGGCTCGGAGTCCGGTTCGGGCTGGGGTTGGGTGTGGTTCCTCGTCATCGCCGCCGGCGTGGTCGCCGTCATCGCGTTCGTGCTGGCACGGCGCTCGAAGCGGTCCAGGGCGACGGATGCCGCGGCCGGCGGTCGGCCTGCGGCCCCCGTCGTGCCGCTCGACGACCTGCGACGCACCGCGGGCTCGGCGCTCGTGCAGGCCGACGACGCCGTGAAGACGAGCGAGGAGGAGCTCGGATTCGCAACCGCGTCGTACGGCGACGAGGCGACCGCCACGTTCCGTACCGCGTTGGCCGAGGCCAAGGCCAAGGTCGCCGAGGCGTTCGCGCTGCAGCAGCGACTCGACGACGAGACGCCCGACTCCGACGCCGACCGGCGTGCGGCCTACGAGGGCATCATCCGACTCACCGGTGAGGCCGATGCGCGGCTCGACGAGCAGGCGGAGGCCTTCGACGCGCTCCGCGACCTCGAGCGCAACGCCCCCGCCGAGCTCGAGCGCGTCGCCGCAGAGGCCACCGCTGCCGAGGCCTCGGTGCAGCCGGCCGCCGAGCGCCTGCAGGCGCTCGAGCGCGACTACGCGGCATCCGCCGTCACCGCCGTCGCCGACAACCCGGCCCAGGCGGCCTCTCGCATCGCGTTCGCGACCGAGGCGCTCGACCGGGCGAGGCAGGCCGTCGCCGCCACGCCGCCGCAGAGCGCCGATGCGGCCGTCGCGATCCGCGCCGCCGAGGAGTCCGTCGACCAGGCGGTGCTGCTCACCGGCGCCGTCGGCCGACTCGCCGCCGACCTCGCGCAGGCCGATCGGGCGATCGAGGCCGGCGTCGCCGACCTCGAGGCCGACGTGATCACCGCGAGCGCCCTCGGCGGCGCCGCTGCGCAGGCGGCCGAGCGCACCGCATCCGTCGCGGCCGAGCTCCGCGCGGGCGCCGGCCTCGCCGGGCGCGACCCGCTCGCCGCGGGGGCACGACTCACCCGGGCGAACCACGAGATCGACACCGTCATCGCCGCCGCACGCGACGCCGCCGAACAGGCGGCCAGGGCGCAGGCGATGCGCGAGCGCGCCGTCGCCAACGCGCGCGTGCAGGTGCAGACCGCCGAGGACTACCTCGTCGCCCGCCGTGGCGCGGTCGGCACCGACGCGCGCACGCGCCTCGCGTCGGCGGCGCAACTGCTGCAGCAGGCGCAGACCAGCACCGACCCCGCGTTCGCGGTCGAGGCGGCGCAGCGCGCCGAGCGACTCGCCGCCGAGGCGCTCTCGCTCGCACGCAACGACGTCGAGGGATTCGGCGGCGGGTTCGGCGGCGCCGGTGCCACCGGGTACGGCCAGGGCGGCGGCGGCACGAGCGGAGGCGACCTCATGGGCGCCGTGCTCGGCGGCATCCTCATCGACTCGGTGCTCGGCGGGGGTCGACGCTCGCCCGGTGGTCCGGGCGGGTTCGGCGGCTTCGGCGGCGGCTCCTCCGGCGGAGGCTTCGGCGGCGGCCGATCCGGCGGAGGCCGCTCGGCCGGGAGCTTCGGCGGGAGCGCGACGCGTGGCCGCCGCGGGAGCGGAGGCCGATTCTGA
- a CDS encoding PspA/IM30 family protein: MTKQSIFGRISTLLRANVNALIDQAEDPEKMLDQMVRDFTNSIADAEAAIAETIGNLRLLEDDHREDVEAARTWGEKAIAASRKGDELRTAGDTSGADKFDNLAKVALSRQISAENEAKAAEPQIAAQTDVVDKLKAGLNGMKEKLVQLKNKRSELVARAKTAAAQRQVHDAVKSIDILDPTSELGRFEDKIRREEAVVRGQAELAASSLDAQFNELDDLGELTEVDARLAALKSGGAQGAISG; this comes from the coding sequence ATGACCAAGCAGTCCATCTTCGGGAGGATCTCCACCCTCCTCCGCGCGAACGTGAACGCACTCATCGACCAGGCCGAAGACCCCGAGAAGATGCTCGACCAGATGGTCCGCGACTTCACGAACAGCATCGCCGACGCCGAGGCCGCGATCGCCGAGACCATCGGCAACCTGCGCCTCCTCGAGGACGACCACCGCGAAGACGTCGAGGCCGCCCGCACCTGGGGCGAGAAGGCGATCGCCGCGAGCCGCAAGGGCGACGAGCTGCGCACCGCCGGCGACACGTCCGGTGCCGACAAGTTCGACAACCTCGCCAAGGTCGCGCTCAGCCGCCAGATCTCGGCCGAGAACGAGGCGAAGGCGGCCGAGCCGCAGATCGCCGCGCAGACCGACGTCGTCGACAAGCTGAAGGCCGGCTTGAACGGCATGAAGGAGAAGCTGGTCCAGCTCAAGAACAAGCGGTCCGAGCTGGTCGCCCGTGCGAAGACCGCCGCGGCGCAGCGCCAGGTGCACGACGCCGTGAAGTCGATCGACATCCTCGACCCCACGAGCGAGCTCGGCCGCTTCGAAGACAAGATCCGTCGCGAAGAGGCGGTCGTGCGCGGTCAGGCCGAGCTCGCCGCGTCGAGCCTCGACGCCCAGTTCAACGAGCTCGACGACCTCGGCGAGCTCACCGAGGTCGACGCGCGACTCGCCGCACTGAAGTCCGGCGGCGCTCAGGGAGCGATCTCGGGCTGA
- a CDS encoding arginase family protein, producing MPATFVVVPLWQGSVSSRAMSLADGAAAILGDLPAAATVSIDVPIEAGESLGTGIRRYSAVRRTRERTEEALASITGTAITVGGDCGAALPGVAHAARSSNGELAVLWLDAHPDLNTPDSSPSGGFGGMTLRHIAGDGADGLALEGESRVAPQRLVLGGIRAIDAEEHRFIDEHGIDVLTVEDLSDPSIVIASLEATGASQVFVHIDLDVLDPSALAGLSYPMPFGVGATTLVALVKAVVARFPLAGAAITGFAPRSPEVADDDLPTILRLVGALASGATADPATSATPAA from the coding sequence ATGCCCGCAACGTTCGTCGTCGTCCCCCTCTGGCAGGGCTCGGTCTCCTCACGCGCGATGAGCCTCGCCGACGGCGCCGCGGCCATCCTCGGCGACCTGCCCGCCGCCGCCACCGTGAGCATCGACGTGCCCATCGAGGCCGGCGAGTCGCTCGGCACCGGCATCCGTCGGTACAGCGCCGTGCGCCGCACCCGCGAGCGCACCGAGGAGGCCCTGGCCTCGATCACCGGAACCGCGATCACCGTCGGCGGCGACTGCGGCGCGGCCCTGCCGGGCGTCGCCCACGCGGCGCGAAGCTCGAACGGCGAGCTCGCCGTGCTCTGGCTCGACGCGCATCCCGACCTGAACACCCCCGACTCGTCGCCGTCCGGCGGATTCGGCGGCATGACGCTGCGGCACATCGCGGGCGACGGCGCCGACGGCCTCGCCCTCGAGGGCGAGAGCCGGGTCGCACCGCAGCGCCTCGTGCTCGGCGGCATCCGCGCCATCGATGCCGAGGAGCACCGCTTCATCGACGAGCACGGCATCGACGTGCTCACCGTCGAAGATCTCTCCGACCCCTCCATCGTCATCGCCTCGCTCGAGGCCACCGGCGCCTCGCAGGTCTTCGTGCACATCGACCTCGACGTGCTCGACCCCTCGGCGCTCGCGGGGTTGTCGTACCCGATGCCGTTCGGGGTCGGCGCGACGACGCTCGTCGCGCTCGTGAAGGCCGTCGTCGCCCGCTTCCCGCTCGCCGGTGCGGCGATCACCGGATTCGCACCGAGGTCGCCCGAGGTCGCCGACGACGACCTGCCCACGATCCTGCGACTCGTCGGCGCGCTCGCGAGCGGCGCGACGGCCGACCCCGCGACCTCCGCCACTCCCGCGGCCTGA
- a CDS encoding NAD(P)/FAD-dependent oxidoreductase produces the protein MQREVDVIVLGAGPVGENIADRVRAAGLEVVIVEHELVGGECSYWACVPSKVLLRSAAALRAAKRVPGAAEAVTGDLDVEAVLRRRDYWVSDWSDDGAVSWLDDAGIGLERGHGRLDGPRRVVVSRDGSGSDDAVTLVARHAVVVATGSDPVVPPIPGLAEASPWTSREATSVERPPRRLAIIGGGVVACEMATVFAGFGTEVVVLARSGLLGNMEPFVGDAVTAGLRGLGATVRTGVQTTGVERTDAGDVVLTLDDGSTVVADEVLVATGRKPRTDAIGLETVGLEPGDWLRVDDGLQVEGLDASEAGDDGQWLYAAGDVNHRALLTHQGKYQGRAVGDLVAARATGHPIDLSSWGVHAATADHSAVPQVVFAEPEAVAVGLTEAQATKAGRTVRTVEVSMTSASGAGILADGYEGHAKLVVDEELGTVIGATFTGQDVSELLHAATVAIVGEVPVERLWHAVPAFPTMSEVWLRLLESYGRPEARA, from the coding sequence ATGCAACGCGAAGTCGACGTCATCGTCCTCGGCGCCGGACCCGTTGGCGAGAACATCGCCGACCGGGTGCGCGCCGCCGGACTCGAGGTGGTGATCGTCGAGCACGAACTCGTGGGCGGCGAATGCTCGTACTGGGCGTGCGTGCCGTCGAAGGTGCTGCTGCGCAGCGCCGCCGCCCTGCGTGCCGCGAAGCGCGTTCCAGGCGCCGCGGAGGCCGTCACCGGAGACCTCGACGTCGAGGCCGTGTTGCGCCGGCGCGACTACTGGGTGTCGGACTGGAGCGACGACGGCGCCGTCTCCTGGCTCGACGATGCCGGCATCGGCCTCGAGCGCGGGCACGGGCGCCTCGACGGACCGCGCCGCGTCGTCGTGTCACGCGACGGCTCGGGTTCCGACGACGCCGTGACCCTCGTCGCGCGTCACGCCGTGGTCGTCGCGACGGGCTCGGATCCCGTGGTGCCGCCGATCCCCGGCCTCGCCGAGGCGTCGCCGTGGACGAGCCGCGAGGCGACGAGCGTCGAGCGACCGCCGAGGCGGCTCGCGATCATCGGGGGCGGGGTGGTGGCCTGCGAGATGGCGACCGTGTTCGCCGGGTTCGGCACCGAGGTCGTCGTGCTCGCGCGCAGCGGGCTGCTGGGCAACATGGAGCCGTTCGTCGGCGACGCCGTGACGGCCGGGCTCCGCGGGCTCGGCGCGACCGTGCGCACGGGCGTGCAGACCACCGGCGTCGAACGCACTGACGCCGGCGACGTCGTGCTGACCCTCGACGACGGCTCGACCGTGGTCGCCGACGAGGTGCTCGTCGCGACCGGACGCAAGCCCCGAACCGACGCGATCGGCCTCGAGACCGTCGGACTCGAACCCGGCGACTGGCTGCGCGTCGACGACGGCCTCCAGGTCGAAGGGCTCGACGCCTCCGAGGCAGGCGACGACGGCCAGTGGCTCTACGCCGCGGGCGACGTGAACCACCGGGCCCTGCTCACCCACCAGGGCAAGTACCAGGGCCGTGCCGTCGGCGACCTCGTCGCGGCTCGCGCCACGGGACATCCGATCGACCTGAGCTCGTGGGGCGTGCATGCGGCGACGGCTGATCACTCGGCCGTGCCGCAGGTGGTCTTCGCCGAGCCCGAGGCCGTCGCGGTCGGGCTCACCGAGGCTCAGGCGACGAAGGCCGGGCGCACGGTGCGCACCGTCGAGGTGTCGATGACCTCGGCGAGCGGCGCGGGAATCCTCGCCGACGGGTACGAGGGCCACGCGAAGCTCGTCGTCGACGAGGAGCTCGGCACCGTGATCGGCGCGACCTTCACCGGACAGGATGTCTCCGAGCTGCTGCATGCGGCGACCGTCGCGATCGTCGGCGAGGTGCCCGTCGAACGGCTCTGGCACGCGGTTCCGGCGTTCCCGACGATGAGCGAGGTGTGGCTGCGCCTGCTCGAGTCCTACGGCCGACCCGAGGCGCGCGCGTGA
- a CDS encoding Fe-S oxidoreductase → MSRLTIGLTDSPISRAGFWWATCVGFVWGSLWSTGRVERRNGLFVFTGMPSWTFGRGGSCVGMCYLTNRNDSDTVLGHEAVHKQQWLQYGMLLPFLYLLAGRNPLKNRFEIEAGLEAGGYLPRRRTAR, encoded by the coding sequence GTGAGCCGGCTGACGATCGGGCTCACGGACTCGCCCATCAGTCGCGCCGGATTCTGGTGGGCGACGTGCGTCGGCTTCGTGTGGGGGTCGCTCTGGAGCACGGGCCGGGTCGAGCGCCGCAACGGGCTGTTCGTGTTCACGGGCATGCCGAGCTGGACGTTCGGGCGCGGCGGTTCGTGCGTCGGCATGTGCTATCTGACGAACCGGAACGACTCCGACACCGTGCTCGGCCACGAGGCCGTGCACAAGCAGCAGTGGCTGCAGTACGGCATGCTGCTGCCGTTCCTCTACCTGCTCGCCGGGCGCAACCCCCTGAAGAACCGGTTCGAGATCGAGGCCGGGCTCGAGGCCGGCGGCTACCTGCCGAGGCGTCGCACCGCGAGGTGA
- a CDS encoding iron-siderophore ABC transporter substrate-binding protein, with protein MRLRRPLIALACLAATALTLTACASGANEEPTAAPDAAVGTGFPITIEHAFGETVVEAAPERVATWGWGSTEAAISVGVYPIAVAEQSWTVGEGNLLPWVEDAYDAAGVEHPVVINDDEGGATIPYEEFIEAAPDLIIAPYSGLTEEQYDTLSDIAPVVAYPEAPWTTPWDETISITATALGLEAEGDAVLDDIDAYLADEAAAHPEFEGKTFAGVWDGDGLVYVYTEADPRISILTELGLEVAPSVAELDTTDGGFFYELSYEQLDKLDADFIVNYSSSKEEAESFLTKPEIQAIPAVAAGNVAQVYDPVTVSSVSPPTALSFDWEGGMPALIESIAGVVSE; from the coding sequence GTGCGTCTTCGACGTCCGCTCATCGCGCTGGCCTGCCTCGCCGCCACCGCACTGACCCTGACCGCCTGCGCCTCGGGCGCCAACGAGGAGCCCACGGCGGCTCCCGACGCGGCCGTCGGCACCGGCTTCCCGATCACGATCGAGCACGCGTTCGGCGAGACCGTCGTCGAGGCCGCGCCCGAGCGCGTTGCGACCTGGGGTTGGGGCTCGACCGAGGCCGCGATCTCGGTCGGCGTCTACCCGATCGCCGTGGCGGAGCAGAGCTGGACCGTCGGCGAGGGCAACCTGCTGCCGTGGGTCGAGGACGCCTACGACGCAGCCGGCGTCGAGCACCCCGTCGTGATCAACGACGACGAGGGCGGCGCGACCATCCCCTACGAGGAGTTCATCGAGGCGGCGCCCGACCTCATCATCGCGCCGTACTCCGGCCTCACCGAGGAGCAGTACGACACGCTCAGCGACATCGCACCCGTGGTCGCGTACCCCGAGGCGCCCTGGACCACCCCGTGGGACGAGACCATCTCGATCACCGCCACGGCGCTCGGCCTCGAGGCAGAGGGTGACGCCGTGCTCGACGACATCGACGCGTACCTCGCCGACGAGGCCGCGGCCCACCCCGAGTTCGAGGGCAAGACCTTCGCCGGCGTGTGGGACGGCGACGGGCTCGTCTACGTCTACACCGAGGCGGACCCCCGCATCTCGATCCTGACCGAACTCGGCCTCGAGGTCGCCCCGAGCGTCGCCGAACTCGACACGACCGACGGCGGCTTCTTCTACGAGCTGAGCTACGAGCAGCTCGACAAGCTCGATGCCGACTTCATCGTCAACTACAGCAGCTCGAAGGAGGAGGCGGAGTCCTTCCTCACCAAGCCAGAGATCCAGGCGATCCCGGCGGTCGCCGCCGGCAACGTCGCGCAGGTCTACGACCCGGTCACGGTGTCGTCGGTCTCGCCGCCGACCGCGCTCAGCTTCGACTGGGAGGGCGGCATGCCCGCGCTCATCGAGTCCATCGCGGGCGTCGTATCCGAGTAG
- a CDS encoding ABC transporter ATP-binding protein produces the protein MTAVPASVPPSVPAVAPTSGGLAAEGVCLGYDGRRVIDGLDLVIPSGRITAIVGPNACGKSTLLRGFARLHQLDGGRVTLDGRDVADLPRRELARRVGVLPQSSIAPDGVRVAELVGRGRYPHQGWFGRHSSDDDRFVAEALAATGIADLADRRLEELSGGQRQRVWIAMVLAQQTDIVLLDEPTTYLDVTHQLELLDLLTELNRERGTTVVMVLHELNLAARYADHLVVMSAGSIIAEGAPAEILTPETVRRAFALEASVILDPVAGSPMIVPVGRFHTAALEASASEPTASASASAPTALDS, from the coding sequence ATGACCGCCGTGCCCGCATCCGTACCGCCGTCCGTGCCGGCCGTCGCGCCGACGTCGGGCGGGCTCGCCGCCGAGGGCGTCTGCCTCGGCTACGACGGTCGCCGGGTCATCGACGGACTCGACCTCGTGATCCCGAGCGGCCGCATCACGGCCATCGTCGGCCCGAACGCCTGCGGCAAGTCGACGCTGCTGCGCGGGTTCGCGCGGCTCCACCAGCTCGACGGCGGCAGGGTCACGCTCGACGGCCGTGACGTCGCCGACCTGCCGCGCCGCGAGCTCGCGCGTCGTGTCGGCGTGCTGCCGCAGTCGTCGATCGCGCCGGACGGCGTGCGGGTCGCCGAGCTCGTCGGGCGCGGCCGGTACCCCCACCAGGGCTGGTTCGGCCGCCATTCGAGCGACGACGACCGGTTCGTGGCGGAGGCGCTTGCGGCGACCGGCATCGCCGACCTCGCCGACCGGCGGCTCGAGGAGCTGTCGGGCGGGCAGCGGCAGCGCGTCTGGATCGCCATGGTGCTCGCGCAGCAGACCGACATCGTGCTGCTCGACGAGCCCACGACGTACCTCGACGTGACCCACCAGCTCGAGTTGCTCGACCTGCTCACCGAGCTCAACCGCGAGCGGGGCACGACGGTCGTGATGGTGCTGCACGAGTTGAACCTGGCTGCGCGGTACGCCGACCACCTCGTCGTGATGTCGGCCGGATCGATCATCGCCGAGGGTGCCCCGGCCGAGATCCTCACGCCCGAGACGGTGCGGCGGGCGTTCGCGCTCGAGGCGTCGGTGATCCTCGACCCGGTGGCCGGGTCGCCGATGATCGTGCCGGTCGGGCGATTCCACACGGCCGCGCTCGAGGCGTCGGCGTCCGAGCCGACCGCGTCCGCGTCGGCGTCCGCGCCGACCGCGCTCGATTCCTGA
- a CDS encoding iron chelate uptake ABC transporter family permease subunit — translation MTTTESRPATTPPPAPASVDDVRRTVASVRRRSRRRLVVMLAAGAALALVFAMIAISSGAASVPPDRVLATLLGQGDRTEQLVVFKLRLPRILAAVFVGAAFGLAGAIFQAVLRNPLASPDILGVSAGASLGAVWAILGLGLAGVVVSGFALAGALVVALVIWATAWRQGLHGVRFVLVGVGLAYVCGSLIAWLLARAEVRQAQAALLWTVGSVSDVRGDALVLVGIGVVIGCLLTAAFARGLPVLALGDDHAISLGVRTDVRRGILLLVAVLLIAIATSVAGPIAFVALIAPAIARRLVDDGSAALAASTMTGAVLTLGSDVLGQFALPQFTAPVGIVTGLIGAPYLLWLLARTERKARA, via the coding sequence ATGACGACGACCGAATCCCGACCCGCCACCACGCCCCCGCCCGCGCCCGCCTCCGTCGACGACGTGCGCCGCACCGTCGCATCCGTGCGTCGTCGCAGCCGTCGGCGCCTGGTCGTCATGCTCGCCGCCGGTGCCGCGCTCGCCCTGGTGTTCGCGATGATCGCCATCTCCTCCGGCGCGGCGAGCGTCCCACCCGACCGCGTGCTCGCGACCCTGCTCGGCCAGGGCGATCGCACCGAGCAGCTCGTGGTCTTCAAGCTGCGGCTGCCGCGCATCCTCGCGGCGGTCTTCGTCGGCGCGGCGTTCGGCCTCGCCGGCGCGATCTTCCAGGCGGTGCTGCGCAACCCGCTGGCGAGCCCGGACATCCTCGGCGTCTCGGCCGGTGCGAGCCTCGGTGCCGTCTGGGCGATCCTCGGCCTCGGGCTCGCGGGCGTCGTCGTCTCGGGATTCGCCCTCGCCGGGGCGCTCGTCGTCGCCCTCGTGATCTGGGCGACCGCGTGGCGGCAGGGCCTGCACGGCGTGCGCTTCGTGCTCGTCGGCGTGGGACTCGCCTACGTCTGCGGCTCGCTCATCGCCTGGCTCCTCGCTCGTGCCGAGGTGCGCCAGGCGCAGGCCGCGCTCCTCTGGACCGTCGGCAGCGTCTCCGACGTGCGCGGCGACGCGCTCGTGCTGGTCGGCATCGGCGTGGTGATCGGATGCCTCCTGACGGCCGCGTTCGCCCGTGGCCTGCCCGTGCTCGCACTCGGCGACGACCATGCGATCTCGCTCGGCGTGCGAACCGACGTGCGCCGCGGCATCCTGCTGCTCGTCGCGGTGCTGCTGATCGCGATCGCGACATCGGTCGCGGGGCCGATCGCCTTCGTCGCCCTCATCGCGCCCGCCATCGCACGTCGCCTCGTCGACGACGGCAGCGCCGCACTCGCGGCCTCGACCATGACGGGTGCCGTGCTGACGCTCGGCTCCGACGTGCTCGGCCAGTTCGCCCTGCCGCAGTTCACCGCGCCCGTGGGCATCGTGACCGGACTCATCGGCGCACCGTACCTGCTGTGGCTGCTCGCCCGCACCGAGAGGAAGGCCCGCGCATGA